Sequence from the Maribellus comscasis genome:
CAAGCCCAAACTCGCTGGTTGCTACCGACGATTATGTTTTTGTCACCAACGGAACCAACGACAATATTTCTGTCATTTCCATAGAAAAAGACACCGTAGTAAATACCATCTATCTGAAACCTGATGAGCGGATTAAACAGTTTCGGGGTGTGATTCCGTTTGGATTAGCGCTTTCGCCCGACAATCAAAAACTCTTTGTGGCGTGCTCCGGAATAAATGCAGTGGCTGTTGTCGATGCAAAAAATCTTGAAGTTTTAGGATACATTCCAACGGGTTGGTTTCCCGCAAAATTAAAAGTAAGCAACGATGGTAAACAATTGATTGTGGCCAACGCCAAAGGTTTTGGAAGCGGCCCCAACGGAGGTTCAACTTTTAACCGCGGGCCGGAAGGAAGCTACATCGGGGCCTTAATGAAAGGAACTGTTCAGGTACTTGATATACCTTCAAAAGAAGAATTGAAATCGCTTACAGAAAAAGTTATTTCCAACAATTTCAATCTTGAAAGAGCTTCGTCTGACAAATTTGCAGCACGTGAAAACAATCCGGTACCGCTTTATCCCGGAGAAAAAGAGAGCCCGATAAAACACATTGTTTTTATTTCAAAAGAGAATCGTACTTATGACGAAGTGTTCGGGCAAGTTGAGAAAGGAAAAGGCGAGGCACAACTGGCTCGATACGGAACAGGGGTTTCCTTCAAAAATAACAGCAGAACCGATTCGGTAACAGATGCTGATGTAATGGTTAATCATCTGAAAATTGCAAATGATTTTGCTATCTCCGATAACTTTTATGTTGATTCCGATGTATCTGCTGACGGACATAGATGGCTGGTAAATACTTATCCAAATGAATGGACCGAAACCTGTACAGCTGCTAGTTATGGAGGAAACAGGAGGTTCAAATTCGACTCAAATGCTCCGGGAGTTTATGCCATGAACGGAGCGGCTGGAGCCATTTACCCGGAAGATTACAACGAGGCTGGCTCGATGTGGGACCACCTGGAGCGGAATGAAATTGAATTTTACAATTTTGGATTTAGTATCATGTTTGAACCTGGTATTTACGATGAAAAATTTAAGTATGAAGGTATCCGGCATTATATTAATTATCCATTACCCCAACCCATCTGGGACCGGACATCAAAGCAATATCCCACCTACAACATGGCTATTCCCGATCAATTTCGTATTGATCAGTTCCAAAAGGAGTTTGGTGAAAAATGGTTAAACGGGCAAGACACGATGCCGGCCCTAATGACGGTTATTATCCCCAATGATCATGGTGCAGGCGATCGACCGGAAGCAGGCTATCCGTTTCGCGAAAGTTACATGGCCGACAACGATTTGGCAGTTGGCCGTATCGTGGAATTCCTCTCCCATACACCTTATTGGGAAAATATGTTGATTGTAATCACAGAAGATGATGCGCAAAACGGAGTCGACCATATAGATGCACATCGGAGTATTTTAATGCTGATTTCGCCCTGGGTAAAAAGAGACTATGTAAGTCATGTGCATTACAGTTTCGGAAGTATTTTTAAAACCTTCTGGAATGTTTTGGGATTGCCTTATTTAAATCAGTATGATGCAGGAGCAAGTGATATGTCGGATTTTTTCACCGGTACTCCTGATTATACTCCATATACTGCTGTGCCGGTTGATTCAAGAATTTTTGAACCTCAGAAAGCATTGGATCCGTTTGACGAAAACTTCGACTGGAAAGCATTGGAAGAATCACCGGTAATGGATGACAAACAAGATATGATTCAGGAAAGCAAAGAACGGGATGAATACCGGCTGGAAAACAGGGAAAAAGAAAATTAACTTTCTTCAATTTAAACCAACTTTAAATCTACAAATATGAAATTCTGTTTAAAATGTATTTTGAATGCGATTGTAATTCTGGTTTTGATAAGCTGCATGGCAAAAAAAGTATTAGCTCAGAATTCTGAAAATCTCAAAGTAGGGACTCAAAAAGACGGCAGTATTCTTGTACCATCAAATCAACTTCTTAATCCGGCAGGTTTCCAGGTTATAATGCCCGGACGCCCCGTTGATCTCGTCCCAATTCCCGGGAAAAACCTTATAGCTGTTAAAAATAAAAACTCGCTCGATCTGATTCGGATATCAGACAGAACAATTGTGCAATCGCTCGAAATTCCCGGAAGCGGGTCGTCTGTTACAGGAATTTATTATTCAGAAAAAAATAGCAGACTTTATTTAACCGATGCCGGAAACCGGATACACACCGCAAGTCTCGACGACTCCAACATAATGAAATGGGAAACTCCGATAGTACTCCCCCAGCCTGCTGCTGGAGGAAATTCGTTTCCCGGAGGCCTCGCTTTTGACGAACAACAAAATACAATTCTTGTAACATTAAGCCGCAACAATTCGGTGGCTCTCATCGATATGGCTGATGCTTTAATTACAGAAATACCAGTGGGAATTGCTCCTTTTGATGTGGTTTTAAAATCAGAATCAAAAGCCTATGTAACCAACTGGGGCGGACGGGTTCCGAAGGAAGGAGAGTCAACCTACAACTCATCAGGCAGCCAGGTTTTGGTTGATCCTGAAACAGGTATCGCAAACAGTGGAAGCGTATCAGTAATCGATTTAAATAAATTCACGGAAGAAAAATCAATAGAAGTCGGATTACATCCTTCCGGAATGGTTTTTAACGCTGACAAGTCGCTCCTGTTTGTAGCCTGTGCCAACAGCGATATTATTTCAGTTATTGATACTGAAAGTGACGAAGTAGTGGAAGAAATTTCAGTGCGAATGAATCACGAACTGCCTTTTGGAAGCTCACCCAATGCGCTGGCAATTTCACCCGACGGAGAAACACTTTATGTTGCAAATGGCACCGACAACGCGGTTTGTGTAGTGGAAGCCACTGAACCTTTCAGTATAAAAGGGTATATACCAACCGGGTGGTATCCGGGTTCTGTAGCTGTCGATAATTCTGGTACCAATTTATATGTTGCCAATGTGAAGGGAATTGGTTCAAGAAATCAAAGAACCGATCGAAAAGGATATAACTCCCATGATCATATGGGTAGTATTTCCATTATTCCGCTACCTTCTGAAGATGAATTAAAAGCGATGACAGAAATTGCGATTAAAAACAATTCGCTTTCGCCAAA
This genomic interval carries:
- a CDS encoding bifunctional YncE family protein/alkaline phosphatase family protein — translated: MHRFIFTLVFPLFFLFSCTNDKNPDPWIVSAPAGDRFVEINNTGETVIPNGRLLTPVGKNIVVAPHPFGLAISPDGNTAVTANSGTSPLSITIIRNILSENPEVQQVPPGPATDRGVLASVFMGLAVSKDNSVVYVAGGQENKIFIFDLKTGEKKGFIDCSFESDSIDYTHGYIGDLTLSEDGRKLFAVDQIGFRMIIANTETNQLEKNVPVGRYPFGICLSPDEKKVYVANVGMFQYSMVKGITSDNVVEKALKYPPFAYGSKEMIEGIQTDSLEVPGLGEMNSSEGFSVFTVSLQNPQQAEVIAKSKTGHLVGAMVEDIPAVGGASPNSLVATDDYVFVTNGTNDNISVISIEKDTVVNTIYLKPDERIKQFRGVIPFGLALSPDNQKLFVACSGINAVAVVDAKNLEVLGYIPTGWFPAKLKVSNDGKQLIVANAKGFGSGPNGGSTFNRGPEGSYIGALMKGTVQVLDIPSKEELKSLTEKVISNNFNLERASSDKFAARENNPVPLYPGEKESPIKHIVFISKENRTYDEVFGQVEKGKGEAQLARYGTGVSFKNNSRTDSVTDADVMVNHLKIANDFAISDNFYVDSDVSADGHRWLVNTYPNEWTETCTAASYGGNRRFKFDSNAPGVYAMNGAAGAIYPEDYNEAGSMWDHLERNEIEFYNFGFSIMFEPGIYDEKFKYEGIRHYINYPLPQPIWDRTSKQYPTYNMAIPDQFRIDQFQKEFGEKWLNGQDTMPALMTVIIPNDHGAGDRPEAGYPFRESYMADNDLAVGRIVEFLSHTPYWENMLIVITEDDAQNGVDHIDAHRSILMLISPWVKRDYVSHVHYSFGSIFKTFWNVLGLPYLNQYDAGASDMSDFFTGTPDYTPYTAVPVDSRIFEPQKALDPFDENFDWKALEESPVMDDKQDMIQESKERDEYRLENREKEN
- a CDS encoding alkaline phosphatase family protein; protein product: MKFCLKCILNAIVILVLISCMAKKVLAQNSENLKVGTQKDGSILVPSNQLLNPAGFQVIMPGRPVDLVPIPGKNLIAVKNKNSLDLIRISDRTIVQSLEIPGSGSSVTGIYYSEKNSRLYLTDAGNRIHTASLDDSNIMKWETPIVLPQPAAGGNSFPGGLAFDEQQNTILVTLSRNNSVALIDMADALITEIPVGIAPFDVVLKSESKAYVTNWGGRVPKEGESTYNSSGSQVLVDPETGIANSGSVSVIDLNKFTEEKSIEVGLHPSGMVFNADKSLLFVACANSDIISVIDTESDEVVEEISVRMNHELPFGSSPNALAISPDGETLYVANGTDNAVCVVEATEPFSIKGYIPTGWYPGSVAVDNSGTNLYVANVKGIGSRNQRTDRKGYNSHDHMGSISIIPLPSEDELKAMTEIAIKNNSLSPNNTYVNSKNKKVAVPVLPGQTSHFKHVVYIIKENRTYDQVFGDMPQGDGDTSLVHFGYEVTPNHHKLAETFILMDNYYCSGILSADGHQWTNEAFVTDYIEKSFGGFTRSYPYDGDDALAYASSGFIWDNVLKNGLTFRNYGEFVNAVIKPRNASFTDIYNDFLNGTKNVSIRAEANLEQLKPYICPTFIGFPNKVPDVYRANEFSKELQEFEKNNNFPNFIIMLLPNDHTSGTRPGVPTPRAAVADNDLALGQIIEAISNSRFWKETCIFVTEDDPQAGLDHIDGHRTVGMVISPYTKRNKVISTYYSQINMVRTMENILGIPPMNQFDLLAEPMLECFTETPDFTPYKALQNNIPLDELNPPLESLNGQKRYWAKKSMEQDLDDYDRIEEDTFNRIIWHATKGYDRPYPILSNK